From the Apus apus isolate bApuApu2 chromosome 4, bApuApu2.pri.cur, whole genome shotgun sequence genome, one window contains:
- the MFAP3L gene encoding microfibrillar-associated protein 3-like isoform X2, translated as MNILNSYHFLYFLPTTRLVILLAALTTAEDVTNSTFNHTDMNMGSVPVVISRIDHIIVKEGSSALIDCNVQGSPSPHYKWYNSNGRLLQEEESKGKWWFLDNGLLNITRVSFEDRGKYTCVASNTYGSVNNTVTLRVVFTSGDMGIYYMIVCLVAFTIVMILNITRLCMMSSHLKKTEKAINEFFRTEGAEKLQKAFEIAKRIPIITSAKTLELAKVTQFKTMEFARYIEELARSVPLPPLIMNCRTIMEEIMEVVGLEEQGQNFVRQTAEGQETTETDELYMLPNALKRSDSPTADSDASSLHEPPQQIAIKVSVHPLSKKDCMDGQSQESMQLDTKEEDTPQTPALPAEPPPEPSAELSSNDTALVNDKNACVIYESHV; from the exons atgaacataCTGAACAGCTACCACTTTTTGTACTTTCTGCCTACCACACGCCTTGTCATCTTATTAGCAGCTTTGACGACTGCTGAGGATGTGACTAATAGCACTTTCAACCACACTGACATGAACATGGGATCTGTGCCTGTGGTGATCTCCCGCATCGACCATATTATAGTCAAGGAGGGGAGTAGTGCCTTGATTGACTGCAATGTCCAAGGCAGTCCTAGTCCACATTACAAATGGTACAATTCCAACGGGCGCCTGCTCCAAGAGGAGGAGAGTAAAG gaaaaTGGTGGTTTCTTGACAATGGGCTACTAAACATTACCAGAGTGTCTTTCGAAGACAGAGGTAAATACACTTGTGTTGCATCCAATACATATGGCAGTGTTAACAATACTGTGACACTGAGGGTTGTTTTTACCTCTGGAGATATGGGAATCTATTACATGATTGTCTGCCTTGTAGCTTTTACCATTGTTATGATACTGAACATAACTCGGTTATGTATGATGAGCAGTCacctgaagaaaacagagaaagcaattAATGAATTCTTCAGAACAGAAGGGGCAGAGAAACTCCAGAAAGCCTTTGAGATTGCAAAACGTATCCCAATTATCACTTCAGCCAAAACGCTTGAGCTTGCCAAAGTAACCCAGTTCAAGACCATGGAATTTGCTCGCTATATTGAAGAGCTTGCTCGGAGTGTACCTTTGCCACCTCTCATCATGAACTGCAGAACTATAATGGAAGAAATTATGGAGGTTGTTGGTCTGGAGGAGCAAGGGCAGAATTTTGTCCGGCAGACAGCAGAAGGCCAGGAAACCACTGAAACAGATGAACTGTATATGCTCCCCAATGCTTTGAAGCGCAGTGACTCTCCCACAGCTGACTCTGATGCATCGTCACTGCACGAGCCACCTCAACAGATTGCAATAAAAGTGTCAGTCCACCCATTGTCCAAAAAGGACTGCATGGACGGTCAGTCACAAGAAAGCATGCAGTTGGACACCAAGGAAGAAGACACTCCTCAAACACCAGCACTTCCTGCAGAGCCCCCTCCTGAGCCGTCTGCTGAACTGAGTTCCAATGACACAGCATTGGTGAATGACAAAAATGCATGCGTTATATATGAAAGCCATGTATGA
- the MFAP3L gene encoding microfibrillar-associated protein 3-like isoform X1 encodes MNILNSYHFLYFLPTTRLVILLAALTTAEDVTNSTFNHTDMNMGSVPVVISRIDHIIVKEGSSALIDCNVQGSPSPHYKWYNSNGRLLQEEESKAGKWWFLDNGLLNITRVSFEDRGKYTCVASNTYGSVNNTVTLRVVFTSGDMGIYYMIVCLVAFTIVMILNITRLCMMSSHLKKTEKAINEFFRTEGAEKLQKAFEIAKRIPIITSAKTLELAKVTQFKTMEFARYIEELARSVPLPPLIMNCRTIMEEIMEVVGLEEQGQNFVRQTAEGQETTETDELYMLPNALKRSDSPTADSDASSLHEPPQQIAIKVSVHPLSKKDCMDGQSQESMQLDTKEEDTPQTPALPAEPPPEPSAELSSNDTALVNDKNACVIYESHV; translated from the exons atgaacataCTGAACAGCTACCACTTTTTGTACTTTCTGCCTACCACACGCCTTGTCATCTTATTAGCAGCTTTGACGACTGCTGAGGATGTGACTAATAGCACTTTCAACCACACTGACATGAACATGGGATCTGTGCCTGTGGTGATCTCCCGCATCGACCATATTATAGTCAAGGAGGGGAGTAGTGCCTTGATTGACTGCAATGTCCAAGGCAGTCCTAGTCCACATTACAAATGGTACAATTCCAACGGGCGCCTGCTCCAAGAGGAGGAGAGTAAAG caggaaaaTGGTGGTTTCTTGACAATGGGCTACTAAACATTACCAGAGTGTCTTTCGAAGACAGAGGTAAATACACTTGTGTTGCATCCAATACATATGGCAGTGTTAACAATACTGTGACACTGAGGGTTGTTTTTACCTCTGGAGATATGGGAATCTATTACATGATTGTCTGCCTTGTAGCTTTTACCATTGTTATGATACTGAACATAACTCGGTTATGTATGATGAGCAGTCacctgaagaaaacagagaaagcaattAATGAATTCTTCAGAACAGAAGGGGCAGAGAAACTCCAGAAAGCCTTTGAGATTGCAAAACGTATCCCAATTATCACTTCAGCCAAAACGCTTGAGCTTGCCAAAGTAACCCAGTTCAAGACCATGGAATTTGCTCGCTATATTGAAGAGCTTGCTCGGAGTGTACCTTTGCCACCTCTCATCATGAACTGCAGAACTATAATGGAAGAAATTATGGAGGTTGTTGGTCTGGAGGAGCAAGGGCAGAATTTTGTCCGGCAGACAGCAGAAGGCCAGGAAACCACTGAAACAGATGAACTGTATATGCTCCCCAATGCTTTGAAGCGCAGTGACTCTCCCACAGCTGACTCTGATGCATCGTCACTGCACGAGCCACCTCAACAGATTGCAATAAAAGTGTCAGTCCACCCATTGTCCAAAAAGGACTGCATGGACGGTCAGTCACAAGAAAGCATGCAGTTGGACACCAAGGAAGAAGACACTCCTCAAACACCAGCACTTCCTGCAGAGCCCCCTCCTGAGCCGTCTGCTGAACTGAGTTCCAATGACACAGCATTGGTGAATGACAAAAATGCATGCGTTATATATGAAAGCCATGTATGA